A window of the Isosphaera pallida ATCC 43644 genome harbors these coding sequences:
- a CDS encoding cysteine desulfurase family protein — translation MRRVDEERCETKAVIDLDQNATTPLDPAVAEAMIPWFVAGGNPESRHGLGRRARRALEEARERIAAQLHAEPSELIFTSGGTEANNLAIVGLASLAEETGANDPVVATPIEHPAVTQPLARLADEGRLKLDLRTEWVGRDGVADVEAMAAALTPRTAFTTLILAHNETGVIQPVGRLAQEARKPGVPVHTDAVQAVGRIPVDFAGLGVQTLAFSAHKFHGPAGIGGLLIQRGLTLKPLLFGGGQQRGIRPGTPPVALAVGMAEALERAERQGEARRMRWKAQRDRFEALLRRELGDHAVVRIGPDDPEARLPQTLNLAFPGLKGELILLGLDLEGVAVSLGSACASGAMTPSKTLEAMGLPPEVRHSAVRFSWGAFLDDADLDDAAHRVVQVIRNAREEQ, via the coding sequence ATGAGGAGGGTCGATGAGGAACGGTGCGAGACCAAAGCCGTGATCGACCTGGACCAGAATGCCACCACACCGCTCGACCCGGCGGTTGCCGAGGCGATGATTCCCTGGTTTGTGGCGGGAGGGAATCCCGAGAGCCGTCATGGATTGGGAAGACGAGCGCGACGGGCGCTGGAGGAGGCACGCGAGCGGATCGCCGCGCAACTTCACGCAGAGCCATCTGAATTGATTTTTACTTCTGGAGGCACCGAAGCCAACAATCTTGCGATTGTGGGTCTGGCGAGTCTGGCGGAGGAAACCGGCGCGAACGATCCCGTGGTGGCCACGCCAATAGAGCATCCGGCCGTAACCCAGCCACTGGCGCGGTTGGCCGACGAGGGCCGCCTCAAGTTGGACCTGCGAACCGAGTGGGTCGGGCGCGACGGCGTGGCCGACGTCGAGGCGATGGCCGCAGCGTTGACCCCGCGTACCGCCTTCACCACCTTGATTTTGGCCCACAACGAGACCGGGGTGATTCAGCCGGTAGGACGCCTAGCCCAAGAGGCCCGCAAGCCAGGGGTTCCCGTCCACACCGACGCCGTGCAGGCGGTAGGCCGGATTCCGGTTGATTTCGCGGGGCTCGGGGTCCAAACCTTGGCCTTCAGCGCCCACAAGTTTCACGGCCCCGCCGGGATTGGCGGTCTGCTCATCCAGCGGGGTCTGACCCTCAAGCCGTTGTTGTTCGGCGGCGGTCAGCAACGGGGAATCCGCCCTGGCACCCCGCCGGTGGCGCTAGCGGTGGGCATGGCCGAGGCTCTGGAGCGGGCCGAACGCCAGGGGGAAGCCCGCCGCATGCGTTGGAAGGCGCAACGCGATCGGTTCGAAGCCCTGCTCCGACGCGAACTTGGCGACCACGCCGTGGTGCGAATCGGTCCCGACGACCCCGAAGCGCGGTTGCCCCAAACGCTCAACCTGGCCTTCCCCGGACTCAAAGGGGAGTTGATCCTGCTGGGTCTGGACTTGGAAGGGGTCGCCGTCTCGCTCGGATCGGCCTGCGCCAGCGGAGCCATGACCCCCTCGAAAACCCTAGAGGCGATGGGCCTGCCCCCGGAAGTCAGACACTCCGCCGTCCGGTTTTCCTGGGGCGCGTTCCTGGACGACGCCGACCTCGACGACGCGGCCCACCGCGTCGTCCAGGTGATCCGCAACGCCCGCGAGGAGCAGTGA
- a CDS encoding serine hydroxymethyltransferase: MFDHDPANASKSASFAPSLSRVDPELAAAIAAERVRQRDELELIASENYTSAAVMEAVGSVLTNKYAEGLPGKRYYGGCEHVDTAESLAIERAKRLFGADHVNVQPHSGASANQAVYFAALEHGDSVLAMDLAHGGHLTHGMKLNYSGRWYPTTGYGVDPATERIDYDQIARVAREIKPRLLLAGASAYSRVIDFPTLRQIADDVGALFMVDMAHIAGLVAGKVHPSPFPLADFVTTTTHKTLRGPRGGLAFCKADWAKKIDSAVFPGLQGGPLMHVIAGKAVCLHEALQPSFAVYARRVVENAQVLAEELLQAGFKLVSGGTDNHLVLLNVASKGLGGKLAEQALGRAGITVNKNLIPFDTRKPMDPSGIRLGTPALTTRGLGPDEFRQVAHWIVQTLDAPEDHDRAARIAREVAEFLRAYPVPGIPADEDNSPGHQAVSIQGRVTLQV; the protein is encoded by the coding sequence ATGTTCGATCACGACCCTGCCAACGCCTCCAAGTCTGCTTCGTTCGCCCCGTCGTTGAGTCGGGTCGATCCCGAACTCGCCGCGGCCATCGCCGCCGAACGGGTTCGCCAGCGCGACGAGTTGGAGTTAATCGCCTCGGAAAACTACACCAGCGCCGCGGTCATGGAGGCGGTCGGCTCGGTGCTGACCAACAAGTACGCCGAGGGGTTGCCGGGCAAGCGGTATTACGGGGGTTGCGAGCATGTGGACACCGCCGAGTCGCTGGCGATCGAGCGGGCCAAGCGGCTGTTCGGGGCCGACCATGTCAACGTTCAACCCCACTCGGGTGCCTCGGCCAACCAAGCGGTTTACTTCGCCGCCCTCGAACACGGCGACTCGGTGTTGGCGATGGACCTTGCCCACGGCGGTCACCTCACCCACGGCATGAAGCTCAACTACTCGGGACGTTGGTACCCCACCACGGGGTACGGCGTCGATCCGGCCACCGAGCGAATCGACTACGACCAGATCGCCCGCGTCGCCCGCGAGATCAAGCCCCGGTTACTGCTCGCCGGAGCCAGCGCCTATTCCCGCGTCATTGACTTTCCCACCCTTCGACAAATCGCCGACGACGTCGGGGCGCTATTCATGGTGGACATGGCCCACATCGCCGGACTCGTGGCGGGCAAGGTCCACCCCAGCCCGTTCCCTCTGGCCGATTTCGTCACCACCACCACCCACAAGACCCTGCGGGGACCCCGAGGCGGTCTGGCCTTCTGCAAGGCGGACTGGGCCAAAAAGATCGACTCAGCCGTGTTCCCCGGCCTCCAGGGCGGGCCGCTGATGCACGTCATCGCCGGCAAGGCGGTTTGCCTCCACGAAGCGCTCCAGCCCTCCTTTGCCGTTTACGCCCGGCGGGTTGTGGAGAACGCCCAAGTGTTGGCCGAGGAACTGCTCCAGGCCGGCTTCAAACTGGTCTCCGGCGGCACCGACAACCACCTCGTGCTGCTCAACGTCGCCTCCAAGGGACTCGGCGGCAAACTCGCCGAACAGGCCCTGGGACGCGCGGGCATCACCGTCAATAAAAACCTGATCCCCTTCGACACCCGCAAGCCAATGGACCCCAGCGGCATCCGTCTGGGTACCCCCGCGCTAACCACCCGCGGCCTGGGCCCCGACGAATTCCGCCAAGTCGCCCACTGGATCGTCCAGACCCTCGACGCCCCCGAGGATCACGATCGCGCCGCCCGGATCGCCCGCGAGGTCGCCGAATTCCTCCGCGCCTACCCCGTGCCCGGTATCCCTGCGGACGAGGACAATTCCCCCGGCCATCAGGCGGTTTCCATCCAAGGTCGTGTCACTTTACAAGTGTAA